From Motilibacter rhizosphaerae:
ACGGCGCCGGCGGCGAGCAGGCGCCGGGACGCGGCCGCGGAGACCTCCACCGCGCAGCAGGCGAGCCCGGCCTCGAGGACGTGGAGGCGCAGCCGGGCGCCCCAGTCGAGGACGGCGGCGGGCGGGGCGGGGGACGGGGTCACGGCGGGTCCAGGGTAGTCCGCAGCCCTGGGTGACGAGCCCGGTCACGCTGCGCGACGCTTTCGCTCCCCGCATCACGCCAACGGGTGGAGCGGGTGCTGGTCAGCGCCTCGATGTCGACCGATGTTGACCCGGACGTCACGACGCACGGTTACGCTGCGCCTCCGACGACCCCGGAGGACCCCGCATGACGCGCCCGCGCCGCCTGGCCCTGCTGACCGCCCCCGTGGCCCTCGCCGCGCTCACCGGAGGTCTCGCCGCAGCCCCTGCCGCACAGGCCGGGCCGACCGCCCTGCGGGCGCTCGCCGGCCTGCACACCGCGGCGTACGGCCCCTCGAAGGGCTACACCGCGACGGCGTTCGGCCGCGCCTGGGCCGACACCGACGGCAACGGCTGCGACAACCGCGACGACGTGCTGTGGCGCGACTCCGGGCGCGGGGCGGCGTTCTCGACGACCGACCGCTGCGTGGTGACCTCAGCGGCGGTGCGCAGCGCGTACACCGGGCGCACGCTGCGCTACACGACGGGGAGCCGCGCGGTCTCGGTCGACCGCGTCGTCCCGCTGCCGCAGGCGTGGCGGAGCGGGGCGCGCAGCTGGGGCGCCCGCAAGCGCCAGCAGTTCGCCGAGGACCCGCTCAACCTCGTGACCGGCGAGGCGGCGCTCAGCCGCACCCGGGCCGCGAAGGACGCCTCCGGCTGGCTCCCCGCCGGGCGCGTCCAGCGCTGCGCGTTCGCCGCCCGGACCGTCGCGGTCCTCCGCACCTACGCGCTCAGCGTGACCAAGGCGGAGCGGGTCGCCCTCCAGCGCGCGCTCGCGCCCTGCCCCCGCCAGGCGCTGCCGACCGGCACCGGCATCCCGGCTCGGCCCAAGGCCGGCAGCACGCCCGCCGACCCGGGCACGCCGGCCAAGCCCGGCACACCGACGACGCCCGGCAGCCCCGGGAGCCCCGGCACGCCCGGCACGCCCGCCGCACCGACGACGCCGGGCACCCCCGGCACCCCGCCGCCGGCGGGCAGCACGCTGCCGCCCGTCGCGGGCGGGACGACCCCGAGCCCGGCCCAGCCGTGGACGCCGGACCAGAAGGCGCCGAGCTTCACCCCCGACGCGAGGACCCTCCCCGACCTGCGCCTCGCCCTCGAGCAGGCGCGCCCGGGCACGGTCATCACGCTGGAGGACGGCGTCTACCCCGCGCGCCTCGAGCTCGACGCCAGCGGCACCGCGGCGGCACCGATCGTGCTGCGCGGCACCCGCGGCGCGATCATCGACGTGGACCGCGAGCGCACGGGGACGGCGCTCACCGTGAAGGGCAGCTGGTGGGTCGTGCAGGGCATCACGCTGCGCGACGCGCAGCGCGGGGTGCTGGTGCAGGGCGGCTCCCACGTCGTGCTCGACGGCATCGACGTGCACGACGTCGGCAACGAGGGCGTCCGCTTCCGCGGCACGAGCGACGACGTGCTCCAGGGCAGCGACATCCACGAGACGGGCATCAACCGCGGCAACCTCGGCCAGGGCGTCGAGGTCGGCTCCCCGATCACCGTGTGGCAGGGCGGCCCCGACCGCGCCGACCGGATCACGGTCACGGGCAACCGGATCTGGCGGACGACGGCCGCGGGCGTCGACGTGAAGGAGGGCACCTCCGGCGCCCTCGTCACGGGCAACCACTTCTGGCACGTGGACCACGGGCACGACGACGAGCCCTACGGCCCGTACAGCCCCTGGGTCGGGGTCGCCGGCAACGACGCGACCGTCACCGGCAACCGCGGCGACGGCGGGACGCCGGTCTGGGCGAAGGCGCCCCTCGACCCGCGCACCCGCAAGCCGCTCGAGGGCTACGCACTGCGGCTCAGCGCGGACGACAACACGACGGACGGTGCCCCCGAGCCGCCGCTCAGCGACGACCACAGCACGGGTATCGACCGCGGCGACGACTGACACGCGGCCCGGGCGGCCGGGCGGTGCACCAGCGGGCGGAGGGGAATCCCCTCCGCCCGCTGTCTGTTGCGTCTCACGAGGCGGCTGCTCAGAGGCGTGGGGGCACCGACGACCGTAGGATGGTCCGTCGGCGCGCAACGCGGAGCGCCGTGCACACCCGTCCGGCCACCTCGGGGTCGAGCAGCAGGGTGCGCACCCGTGGGTCGGCGCCGTCAGGTCGCGCCGACGATCGACCGGAGGCTAGTGCGCGTGGCGAAGCAGGTCCAGCAACTCGAGCGCGTCGTCATCCGCTTCGCCGGGGACTCCGGCGACGGCATGCAGCTGACCGGTGACCGGTTCACCGCCGAGACCGCGTCGTTCGGCAACGACCTCTCGACGCTGCCCAACTTCCCCGCCGAGATCCGGGCGCCAGCCGGGACCCTGCCGGGCGTCTCGAGCTTCCAGCTCCACTTCGCCGACCGCGACATCATGACGCCCGGCGACGCGCCCGACGTGCTCGTCGCGATGAACCCGGCTGCGCTCAAGGCCAACCTCAAGGACCTGCCCAAGGGCGCGCTCGTCATCGTCAACACCGACGAGTTCACCAAGCGCAACCTCGCCAAGGTCGGCTGGGACGCCAACCCCCTCGAGGACGACACCCTCGACGGCTGGAACGTCCGCCGCATCCCGCTCACCTCGCTCACCGTCAAGGCGGTCGAGGGGCTCTCCATCACCAAGAAGGAGGCCGAGCGCGCGAAGAACATGTACGCCCTCGGCCTGCTCTCCTGGCTCTACAACCGGCCCACCGAGGGCACGGTCACGTTCCTCGAGCGCAAGTTCGGCCGGAAGCCCGAGATCCTCGAGGCGAACGTCGCGGCCTTCCGCGCGGGCCACGCCTACGGCGAGACGACCGAGGACTTCGCGGTCTCGTACGAGGTCAAGCCGGCGCCGATGCCCGCCGGCACCTACCGCAACATCACCGGCAACCTCGCGCTCGCGTACGGCCTGGTGGCGGCGGCGCAGCGCAGCGGGCTCCCGCTGTTCCTGGGCGCGTACCCGATCACGCCGGCGTCGGACATCCTCCACGAGCTCTCGAAGCACAAGCGCTTCGGCGTCACGACCTTCCAGGCCGAGGACGAGATCGCCGGTGTCGGCGCGGCGCTCGGGGCGAGCTTCGGCGGCGCGCTGGGCGTGACGACCACCTCCGGCCCGGGTGTCGTGCTGAAGGGCGAGACGATCGGCCTCGCGGTCATGCAGGAGCTGCCGCTCGTCATCGTCGACGTCCAGCGCGGCGGCCCCTCCACGGGACTGCCGACCAAGACCGAGCAGGCCGACCTGCTGCTGGCGATGTTCGGCCGCAACGGCGAGTCGCCGGTCGCGGTCGTCGCGCCCCGCTCCCCCAGCGACTGCTTCGACGCGGCGATCGAGGCGTGCCGGATCGCGCTGCAGTTCCGCACGCCGGTGTTCCTGCTGTCGGACGGCTACCTCGCCAACGGCTCCGAGCCGTGGCACCTGCCGGACGTCGCGACGCTGCCCGACCTCCACGTCGAGTTCGCGACGGAGCCGAACCGCGAGGACGGCGCGTTCTGGCCGTACCTCCGCGACCCCGAGACGCTGGCCCGCCCGTGGGCGGTGCCCGGCACCCCGGGCCTCGAGCACCGCCTCGGCGGCATCGAGAAGGCCGACGGGTCCGGCGAGATCTCCTACGACCCGGCCAACCACGACCTCATGGTCCGCACCCGCCAGGCGAAGATCGACGGCATCGCGCGGTTCATCGAGCCGCTCGAGGTCGACGACCCGGGTCGCGAGAGCGGCGAGGGCGCGCGCGTGCTCGTCCTCGGCTGGGGCTCGACCTACGGCCCGATCGGCGCCGCGGTCCGCCGCGCCCGCCGCGAGGGGCACAAGGTCGCCCAGGCGCACCTGCGCCACCTCAACCCGTTCCCGGCCAACACCGCCGAGGTGCTCAAGGGCTACGACCGGGTGCTCGTCCCCGAGATGAACCTCGGCCAGCTCTCGCTGCTGCTGCGCGCGAAGTACCTCGTCGACGTCACGCCCTACAACCAGGTGCGCGGCCTGCCCTTCCGCGCGGTCGAGCTCGCCGAGGTCATCACCGGCCTCGTCGAGGAGGTCGAGAAGGCCGACGCCAACGAGGGAGCCCTGCGATGACCGTCGCCGACCTGCCGACGCCGAAGCTCACGGCGAAGGACTTCAAGACCGACCAGGAGGTCCGCTGGTGCCCCGGCTGCGGGGACTACGCGATCCTGGCCGCCGTGCAGGGCTTCATGCCCGAGCTCGGGGTGGCGCGCGAGAACATCGCGATCGTCTCGGGCATCGGCTGCTCCAGCCGGTTCCCGTACTACATGAACACCTACGGCATGCACTCGATCCACGGGCGCGCGCCGGCGATCGCCACCGGCCTCGCGGTCGCGCGCCAGGACCTCTCGGTCTGGGTCATCACCGGTGACGGCGACGCCCTGTCGATCGGCGGCAACCACCTGATCCACGCGCTGCGCCGCAACGTCGAGCTGAAGATCCTGCTGTTCAACAACCAGATCTACGGCCTGACCAAGGGGCAGTTCTCGCCCACCTCGGAGATGGGCAAGATCACCAAGTCCTCCCCGATGGGATCGCTCGACGCGCCGTTCAACCCGGTGTCGCTCGCGCTCGGCGCTGAGGCGACCTTCGTCGCGCGCACGATGGACTCCGACCGCAAGCACCTCACCTCGGTGCTGCGGGCGGCGGCGGAGCACAAGGGCTCGGCGCTGGTCGAGATCTACCAGAACTGCAACATCTTCAACGACGGCGCGTTCGACGTGCTGAAGGACCCGGAGACGCGCGACGAGTTCGGCATCAAGCTCGAGCACGGGCAGCCGATCCGCTGGGGCGGCCAGGGCCAGCACGGCATCGTCCGCAACGAGCGGACCGGCCACCTCGACGTCGTCGACGACGTGACCGACGAGAACGCCGGTCGGCTGCTCGTCCACGACGTGCACGCCGACGACCCGAGCGTCGCGTTCGCGCTCTCCCGCCTGCAGGACGCCTCGCTCGCGCGCACGCCGTTCGGCGTGTTCCGCGACGTCGACCGGCCGGCGTACGGCGCGCTGGTGGCCGACCAGCTGCAGCGCGCGGCCGAGACGCAGGGCGCGGGCGGGACCGAGGACGCGCTGGCCTCGCTGATCGCCGGCGGCGACACGTGGACCGTGGGCGCCTGAGCACCAGCCCCGTACCGGCCGAGGCCCGTCGCCGCTCCGAGGGAGTGGCGGCGGGCCTCGGCGCGTACGTCCTGTGGGGCGTGTTCCCGCTCTACTTCCCGCTGCTCGAGCCGGCGGGGCCGGTCGAGATCCTCGCCCACCGCATCACGTGGACGGCGCTGACCTGCGCGGTCGTGCTGGGCGTGCTGCGGATGCCACTGCCGTGGCGCGGCCTCACCCGCAGCCAGCTGCTCCGGCTCGGGGTCGCCGCCGTCGCCATCGCGGTCAACTGGGGCGTCTACATCGCCGCGGTCAACACGGGGCACGTCGTCGAAGCCGCCCTGGGCTACTTCGTGAACCCGCTCGTCTCGGTCCTCCTGGGCGTCGCCGTCCTGGGCGAGCGGCTGCGCGCGCTGACCTGGGCGGCCGTCGGCGTGGCGGCGTCCGGTGTCGCGGTGCTCACCGTGGCGTACGGCCACGTGCCGTGGATCGCGCTCGTCCTCGCGCTGTCGTTCGGGGGCTACGGCCTGCTGAAGAAGCAGGCCGCGGTCGCCCCGCTGCCCGCGCTCACGATCGAGTCCTGGGTGCTGGTGCCGGCCTCGATCGCCTCCGTCGTCGTCCTGGAGGCGCTCGGCGACGGCAGCCTCGACCGCGGACCGGGGCACGTCGCGCTGCTCGCGACGAGCGGGCTGGTGACCGCGGTGCCGCTCCTGCTCTTCGGCGCGGCGGCCAACCGCGTCCCGCTGTCGCTGCTCGGCCTGCTCCAGTACGTCACCCCCACACTGCAGCTGCTCGTCGGCGTGCTGGTCCGGCACGAGGCGATGACGGCGTCGCGGTGGGCGGGCTTCGGGCTCGTCTGGGCCTCGCTCGCGCTGCTCACCGCGGACGGGCTGCGCGGCCGCACGCGCGAGCCCGAGGAGGTTCCGGTGGAGGCGGCGTCCCGCTAGCGTCGCGGAGGTGGTCGCCCCCCGGACGCCGCTCGCGGTCCGCCCCCTCGCGCTCGGCGCCGGTGCGCTGGTCGTGGTCCTGCTGCTGCTCGCCGGCCGCTACGGCTACCACCGCGACGAGCTGTACTTCCGGGTGCTCGGCCAGCACCCGGACTGGGGCGCGGTCGACCAGCCCCCGCTGACCCCGCTCGTCGCCCGAGCCGAGACCGCCCTGCTCGGCGACACCGTGACCGCGCTGCGCGTCGTGCCGGCGGTCTGCGCCAGCGCGTACGTGCTGCTGCTGGCGCTGCTCGCCCGCGAGCTCGGCGGCGGCCGGGGAGCGCAGCTGCTGGCGGCGACGGGCGCGCTCGGGTCGTTCCCGCTCATCGCGGGGCACACGCTGTCGACCGCGACGCTCGACCTGGTCACCTGGCTCGGCGCGCTGCTGCTCGTCACACGCGCACTGCTGCGCGGCGAGCGGCGCTGCTGGCTCTGGGCCGGGGTCGTCGTGGGCCTCGGGCTGTACGCCAAGCTGCTCGTCGCGCTGCTGCTCCTCGGCCTGCTCGCGGGGCTGCTGCTCGTCGGCCCCCGGCGCCCGCTGCGCGACCCGCTGCTCTGGGCCGGCGCCCTGCTGGTGCTCGCGGTCGGCGCGCCGAACATCGTCTACCAGATCGTGCACGGCTTTCCCGAGCGGGACATGGCCGCCTCGCTGGCCGCGCACAAGGGCTCGACCGCGCGGGCGACGTTCGTGCCGCTCCAGCTCGTCATGCTCGGCCCGCTGCTCGTCCCCGTGTGGGTGGCCGGGCTGCTGGCGCTGCTGCGCCGGCCCGAGTGGCGGCCGGTGCGGGCGGTGGCGGTCGCGTACCTGCTGGTCTGCGCGTTCCTGCTGCTCAGCGGCGGGCAGCCGTACTACACGCTCGGGCTGGTGGCGTACCTCTGGGCGGCGGGCTGCGTGGTCGCCGCGCGGTGGCGGCGCGGGCTCGTGCTCGCCGCGGTCGTGGTGGACGCGGCTGTGTCCGCCGTGATCGCCCTGCCGCTCGTGCCGCTCGCCTCGCTCGGCAGCACGCCGGTGCCCGTCGCCAACCAGGTCGTGCGCGACTCGGTGGGCTGGCCGGCGTACGCGCAGGAGGTGGCGGCGGTGTGGACATCGCTCCCCCAGGCGGAGAGGGCGCACGCCGTCGTCGTCACGGCGAACTACGGCGAGCAGGGCGCGCTCGCGAGGTACGGGCCGGAGCTCGGGCTGCCGCGGGCGTACAGCGGTCAGAACCAGCTCTGGCACGTCGCGCGGCCGCCGGACTCCGCGACGACGACCGTGCTCGTCGGCTTCGGCGATGCCGGCGAGGACTGGCTCCACGAGCGGTTCGGCTCCTGCACGGTCCGCGGCCGGCTGGACGACCGGGTCGGCGTCGACAGCGAGGAGCAGGACGAGCCGGTGCGGGTGTGCACCGGCGTGCGCGAGCCGTGGAGCAGGCTCTGGCCGCGCTTCGCCCACCTGGACTGACGGGCTAGGCGGTCTGCTGCCCCTCCCCGGTGCTGGCGCCGCGGAGCGGGCGGGCGAGCGAGGCGATGACCAGCGCGCTGCCGGCGAACGCGGCCCAGGTGGGACCCACGCCGATGTCAGGGATCCAGGTGCTGATCCAGGTGCTGCCCAGGTCGCCGTCGCTGGTGTACGCCGCGTGCAGGCCGCCCACCGCCGCGACGCCCCATCCCAGCGCGAGGAGCACGGCTGCCAGCACCGCGCCGGCGCGCTCGACGCGCGGGCGCCAGGCGCCGAGCAGGAGGACGGCGGCGGTGAGGACCACGGCAGCGGTCCACGCCGGTGACGCCTGCCAGAGCCACCGGCCGTTGACCCCCCAGGCCCCGCTGCCCCACCAGGGGAAGCACGCGAGGAGCAGCAGCGGCACGGCGGCCGCAGGGCCGGGGCGGCGGAGCAGGGGTCCCAGGAGCACGAGCAGGACGGTCACGACGGCGAGGGGCGCTCCGGCGTCGAGCACGGCGTACGCCGCGGCGCGGCCCGCTGGGGCCAGGCCCGTGGGGACGGCGTCGCTGCAGAAGACGAAGTCGACGCCGTGACTGCTGGACCTGCTGGGCCGTGGGGCGACCACCGCCACGAGCACGAGGACCGCTCCCAGCCCGGCCCGCAGCGGGGCAGCACGGCCTGGGGCCACGGCGAGGGCCAGGGCAGCGAGCAGCGCACCCGTGGTCCACCAGTCGAGCGGGCCGCGGAGGCAGCCGGACGGGCCGTGCAGGCGGTCGAGGACCAGGAGCGCGGCGGACGCCGCGGCGAGCAGCAGGAGCGGTCGGCGCGGCACGCGAACAGTCTGGCGGACCTCCGGGCGGTCGGCAGCGATCCGGCCGATACCGCGCAGGACCTCCTCGGCGGGGTCGCCGCCGAGGAGGCCTGTCGCACTGGATCAGCCGGTCAGGCGGTCACGCTCCGCCGCCGGCGCGCGTACGTGCCGGTGAGGCCGAGCAGGAGCAGACCCGCCGCGGCCGTCCCGACCAGCCCGGGAGCTGCCGAGCGCAGCGCGCCGGGACCGTTGCCCCCGTGGTGGCCGGAGCCGCCCGTCAGCAGGCTGACGCTGGTGCTGTCGCTGCCCTTGGGGATCGAGCCCGAGTGCGGCAGCGCGACGTACGGGAACGAGCTGGTGAACCCGGCGTCGTTGGCGTCCACGCCGTCACCCAGGTCGTTGGGGTAGCCGACCAGCTCGCCGGCCACGGCCTGCAGGCTGATGTCGATGACGTCGTCGCCGAGGCGCCGCCCGTTCGGGAAGCCCTGCACGTCGCCGCCGAGCACGCCCAACCGGTCGGGGTGCGCCGCCACCGGGGTGGAGGTGTTGACGCGCAGCTCCTCGGCCGGCGTGACGTGGGCCGGCTGGTTGAGGCCCTTCACCCCGGTGAGGAAGACCGAGACGAGGTCGTTGCGCGGCTCCGCGGGCACCGGGAGGCCGTAGACCGCGTTGAGCAGGTGCGGCAGCTCCGGGGCCGTGACGTACGGCGCGAACTGCGCGTCGTCCTGCGGCTTCGAGGCGTTCCAGGCGTCCTTGTCCTTGACCGGGATGACCACCTCGTTGACCAGCGGGTTGCCGAGGCGGCTGACCTGCACCTGCTGGCGCTTCGCGTTCTCCTTCGTCACGGTCGTCCACACGCCGACGACGGGGTCACCGTCCTTCACCAGGTCCTTGATGGGCACCTGGATCCCGAGGGTGTTGACGTTGTAGCCGCGCAGCGAGTCGTTGCCGACCTCCGAGAGGTTGCCGCCGTACAGCAGGTCGAAGACGCGCAGGTCGAGGAAGAACGGGTCGTCGGCCTGGCCGGCGAACGACGTGCCCGTCGCCCCGCTCCGGTCGAACGGGACGACCGCCTGCTGGCGCAGGGAGGCGTAGTCCGGCATGGACGCCGCCCCGACGTAGGACGGCGCCACGGGGGCGCGGTGCAGCACCCGGGGGCTGCTCCCGCCCTCGATCCGGCGGACCGTGTAGATCTGCCGGAAGTTGAGGTCGGGGTCGGTCAGGCTCGTGACCGGACCGGTGTTGTAGAGGAACGTGCCCGGGTTCTGGTAGCTGCTGCTGAACTCGAACTGGTAGACGATGTCGGCCTTGCCGTCCCCGTCGTTGTCGATGTTGATGTTGTAGAGCGCATCGTCGTCGAACGGGTAGAAGTTCGGGCCGCCTGCCGGGTCCTCGAACGGGATGAAGTTCCCGAGGATCGTCAGGGTGTCCGGGGCGTCCGGGCTGCGGAAGGCGTAGACGTCCGTGGCGTCGTCCTTCGGCATCCCGGAGATGAGGGGCGCCTCCCGGTGGGAGGACGCCGAGGCGGTCGGGGCGAGCGCGACGCCCGCCGACAGCAGCGCGAGGCTGCTGAGGGCGACGGGCGCTGCGCGGCGCAGCAGGGAGGGGGACACGGCGAGCCCTTTCTCGAGCCGGCGGTGTGACAGGTGCCACACCGAGCCCAGTTCGGAGACGGGCGGGACGCGGATCGGCGCGTTCCTGTGAACAGCAGGAGAACAGCCCGATCGGGCAGAGTCCGGGCCACTAGGGCACGAGGACGACCTTCCCACTGGCGTGGCCGTCCTTGCTGTGCCTGTGCGCCTCGGCGACCTCCGCCAGCGCGTACGCCCGGTCCACGACGACCACCAGGTCCCCCGCTCCCGCCTGCCGGGCGAGCTCGGGCCGCGCGGCGTCGCGCAGCTCGGTGCCGGGGTCCGCGCCCGGGCCGCCGCCGAGCAGCCGGATCCCGGTGTCGCCGCGCCCGAACGCCGCGATGGACGCGATCCGCTGCACGTCGCCGACGAGCTCGAGCGAGACGTCGACCGCCTCGTCGGTCCCCACGGCGTCGACGGCGGCGTCGACGCCCTGGGGAGCAGCGGCGCGTACGCGGTCGGCGAGGCCGTCGCCGTAGGTCACCGGCTCGGCGCCGAAGCGGCGCAGCAGCGGGAAGTTCCGCTCGCTCGCCGTGGCCACCACCGCGGCCCCCCGCAGCTTGGCGAGCTGGACGAGCATCAGCCCGACGCCGCCCGCCCCGCCGTGCACGAGGACGGTCTCGCCGGCCTCGAGACCGACAGCCGTGAGGGCGTGGACGGCGGTCGCGCCGGCGAGCATGAGTCCCGCGGCCTCGGCCCAGGGCAGGCTGGCGGGCTTCGGGACGAGCGCCGTCGCGGGCACCACGACCTGGTCGGCGTACGCCCCGCTGATCCGGAGGGCGATGACCTCGTCGCCCACGGCCACGGTGTCGACGTCGGGCCCGAGGGCGAGGACGACGCCCGCCGCCTCGAAGCCCAGGCGCAGCGGCAGCTTCGCCGGGTCGCTGCTCCGTCCACCGCTGTAGGTCTTCCAGTCCACGGGGTTGATGCCGGCCGCGCGGACCTCGAGCAGCACCTCGCCCGGGCCTGGCGGGTCCAGCTGCACGTCGGTGACGGACAGGACGTCGGGGTCGCCGTACGCGGTGGCGACGACAGCTCTGGTCATGCGGCTGTCCTGCCCGCGAGGATGGCGCTGACGCACGACGACGGAGGTCCGCTGCGGACGTGGTCCTGTTCCACCACGCGCAGGGGCTCACCCGCGGCGTCCACGCCCTCGCGGACGCGCTCCGCGCAGGCGGAGCCCAGGTCACCACCCCGGACCTCTACGCCGGGCGCACCTTCGCCACCCTCGAGGACGGGGTCGCGCACGCCGAGGAGCTCGGGTCGGAGGAGGTGCTGGCACGCGGCACGGCTGCGGCGCCGGAGCGACCGGCGGTCTACGTCGGGGTGTCGCTCGGCGCCCTCCCGGCCCAGGCCCTGGCACAGACCCGTCCGGACGCGCTCGGCGCGGTGCTCGTCAGCTACCCCTGCGACGGTCACCTGTTCGTCGACAGTGGCCTGGCGGCGTTCGTACCCGGACAGCACCGCCCGGCTGCTGCAGCGCGTACGCGCCTTCCTCGACCGGCTGTGACGAGTCCTCAGAGCGTCCGCGCCAGGCGCATGCGCAGCGGCCGGCCGTCCGGGTCGTAGAGCACGCGGTAGAGCGGCTCCGCCCACACCCGCTGCCAGGCGCGTACAGGATCCGGCCGGTGAGCCCGCGCCTGCCCCGGCGGCCGGGCACCGCGCCGGCTGCTCCCGTGCCAGTCGTCGAGCGCACCCGACCGCTGGCGCCACAGGTCGAGGGCGCCGTCGAGGTCGAGCAGCCGTTCGTCGTCCGCGGGCAGGGCGAGGTGCTCCGCCCAGAGCTCCGCGCGCAACGAGCGTGGGAGGACCCGCGCGCCCTCAGCGGTTCCTGCCGGGTCGCGGGGCTCGCGCGCGTCCCGCTCGGGGTCGACGACGGCGCAGGTCGCCTCGCTGTCGCAGGTCCA
This genomic window contains:
- a CDS encoding right-handed parallel beta-helix repeat-containing protein; amino-acid sequence: MTRPRRLALLTAPVALAALTGGLAAAPAAQAGPTALRALAGLHTAAYGPSKGYTATAFGRAWADTDGNGCDNRDDVLWRDSGRGAAFSTTDRCVVTSAAVRSAYTGRTLRYTTGSRAVSVDRVVPLPQAWRSGARSWGARKRQQFAEDPLNLVTGEAALSRTRAAKDASGWLPAGRVQRCAFAARTVAVLRTYALSVTKAERVALQRALAPCPRQALPTGTGIPARPKAGSTPADPGTPAKPGTPTTPGSPGSPGTPGTPAAPTTPGTPGTPPPAGSTLPPVAGGTTPSPAQPWTPDQKAPSFTPDARTLPDLRLALEQARPGTVITLEDGVYPARLELDASGTAAAPIVLRGTRGAIIDVDRERTGTALTVKGSWWVVQGITLRDAQRGVLVQGGSHVVLDGIDVHDVGNEGVRFRGTSDDVLQGSDIHETGINRGNLGQGVEVGSPITVWQGGPDRADRITVTGNRIWRTTAAGVDVKEGTSGALVTGNHFWHVDHGHDDEPYGPYSPWVGVAGNDATVTGNRGDGGTPVWAKAPLDPRTRKPLEGYALRLSADDNTTDGAPEPPLSDDHSTGIDRGDD
- a CDS encoding 2-oxoacid:acceptor oxidoreductase subunit alpha → MAKQVQQLERVVIRFAGDSGDGMQLTGDRFTAETASFGNDLSTLPNFPAEIRAPAGTLPGVSSFQLHFADRDIMTPGDAPDVLVAMNPAALKANLKDLPKGALVIVNTDEFTKRNLAKVGWDANPLEDDTLDGWNVRRIPLTSLTVKAVEGLSITKKEAERAKNMYALGLLSWLYNRPTEGTVTFLERKFGRKPEILEANVAAFRAGHAYGETTEDFAVSYEVKPAPMPAGTYRNITGNLALAYGLVAAAQRSGLPLFLGAYPITPASDILHELSKHKRFGVTTFQAEDEIAGVGAALGASFGGALGVTTTSGPGVVLKGETIGLAVMQELPLVIVDVQRGGPSTGLPTKTEQADLLLAMFGRNGESPVAVVAPRSPSDCFDAAIEACRIALQFRTPVFLLSDGYLANGSEPWHLPDVATLPDLHVEFATEPNREDGAFWPYLRDPETLARPWAVPGTPGLEHRLGGIEKADGSGEISYDPANHDLMVRTRQAKIDGIARFIEPLEVDDPGRESGEGARVLVLGWGSTYGPIGAAVRRARREGHKVAQAHLRHLNPFPANTAEVLKGYDRVLVPEMNLGQLSLLLRAKYLVDVTPYNQVRGLPFRAVELAEVITGLVEEVEKADANEGALR
- a CDS encoding 2-oxoacid:ferredoxin oxidoreductase subunit beta; its protein translation is MTVADLPTPKLTAKDFKTDQEVRWCPGCGDYAILAAVQGFMPELGVARENIAIVSGIGCSSRFPYYMNTYGMHSIHGRAPAIATGLAVARQDLSVWVITGDGDALSIGGNHLIHALRRNVELKILLFNNQIYGLTKGQFSPTSEMGKITKSSPMGSLDAPFNPVSLALGAEATFVARTMDSDRKHLTSVLRAAAEHKGSALVEIYQNCNIFNDGAFDVLKDPETRDEFGIKLEHGQPIRWGGQGQHGIVRNERTGHLDVVDDVTDENAGRLLVHDVHADDPSVAFALSRLQDASLARTPFGVFRDVDRPAYGALVADQLQRAAETQGAGGTEDALASLIAGGDTWTVGA
- the rarD gene encoding EamA family transporter RarD, whose product is MDRGRLSTSPVPAEARRRSEGVAAGLGAYVLWGVFPLYFPLLEPAGPVEILAHRITWTALTCAVVLGVLRMPLPWRGLTRSQLLRLGVAAVAIAVNWGVYIAAVNTGHVVEAALGYFVNPLVSVLLGVAVLGERLRALTWAAVGVAASGVAVLTVAYGHVPWIALVLALSFGGYGLLKKQAAVAPLPALTIESWVLVPASIASVVVLEALGDGSLDRGPGHVALLATSGLVTAVPLLLFGAAANRVPLSLLGLLQYVTPTLQLLVGVLVRHEAMTASRWAGFGLVWASLALLTADGLRGRTREPEEVPVEAASR
- a CDS encoding glycosyltransferase family 39 protein, with product MVAPRTPLAVRPLALGAGALVVVLLLLAGRYGYHRDELYFRVLGQHPDWGAVDQPPLTPLVARAETALLGDTVTALRVVPAVCASAYVLLLALLARELGGGRGAQLLAATGALGSFPLIAGHTLSTATLDLVTWLGALLLVTRALLRGERRCWLWAGVVVGLGLYAKLLVALLLLGLLAGLLLVGPRRPLRDPLLWAGALLVLAVGAPNIVYQIVHGFPERDMAASLAAHKGSTARATFVPLQLVMLGPLLVPVWVAGLLALLRRPEWRPVRAVAVAYLLVCAFLLLSGGQPYYTLGLVAYLWAAGCVVAARWRRGLVLAAVVVDAAVSAVIALPLVPLASLGSTPVPVANQVVRDSVGWPAYAQEVAAVWTSLPQAERAHAVVVTANYGEQGALARYGPELGLPRAYSGQNQLWHVARPPDSATTTVLVGFGDAGEDWLHERFGSCTVRGRLDDRVGVDSEEQDEPVRVCTGVREPWSRLWPRFAHLD
- a CDS encoding DUF4331 domain-containing protein, coding for MSPSLLRRAAPVALSSLALLSAGVALAPTASASSHREAPLISGMPKDDATDVYAFRSPDAPDTLTILGNFIPFEDPAGGPNFYPFDDDALYNINIDNDGDGKADIVYQFEFSSSYQNPGTFLYNTGPVTSLTDPDLNFRQIYTVRRIEGGSSPRVLHRAPVAPSYVGAASMPDYASLRQQAVVPFDRSGATGTSFAGQADDPFFLDLRVFDLLYGGNLSEVGNDSLRGYNVNTLGIQVPIKDLVKDGDPVVGVWTTVTKENAKRQQVQVSRLGNPLVNEVVIPVKDKDAWNASKPQDDAQFAPYVTAPELPHLLNAVYGLPVPAEPRNDLVSVFLTGVKGLNQPAHVTPAEELRVNTSTPVAAHPDRLGVLGGDVQGFPNGRRLGDDVIDISLQAVAGELVGYPNDLGDGVDANDAGFTSSFPYVALPHSGSIPKGSDSTSVSLLTGGSGHHGGNGPGALRSAAPGLVGTAAAGLLLLGLTGTYARRRRSVTA
- a CDS encoding NADP-dependent oxidoreductase codes for the protein MTRAVVATAYGDPDVLSVTDVQLDPPGPGEVLLEVRAAGINPVDWKTYSGGRSSDPAKLPLRLGFEAAGVVLALGPDVDTVAVGDEVIALRISGAYADQVVVPATALVPKPASLPWAEAAGLMLAGATAVHALTAVGLEAGETVLVHGGAGGVGLMLVQLAKLRGAAVVATASERNFPLLRRFGAEPVTYGDGLADRVRAAAPQGVDAAVDAVGTDEAVDVSLELVGDVQRIASIAAFGRGDTGIRLLGGGPGADPGTELRDAARPELARQAGAGDLVVVVDRAYALAEVAEAHRHSKDGHASGKVVLVP
- a CDS encoding alpha/beta fold hydrolase, which produces MVLFHHAQGLTRGVHALADALRAGGAQVTTPDLYAGRTFATLEDGVAHAEELGSEEVLARGTAAAPERPAVYVGVSLGALPAQALAQTRPDALGAVLVSYPCDGHLFVDSGLAAFVPGQHRPAAAARTRLPRPAVTSPQSVRARRMRSGRPSGS